The following nucleotide sequence is from Salvia hispanica cultivar TCC Black 2014 unplaced genomic scaffold, UniMelb_Shisp_WGS_1.0 HiC_scaffold_11, whole genome shotgun sequence.
GCGAGGCGGCGGCGCTGGAGGCGCGTCGGGTCTGCCTCAGCAGATCCGGCGACGTGGGCCTCCTACGTCGCTGCAGTGGCTGATCGACGCTTGCAGCGGCCAAACTCGGCGTTTCCAGACGACGGCGGCGGTGGCGTGCGGTGGCTCCAGATGGCGGTCGACGGTGGAGCAGTGCCCGACATCCAGAGGCGGCGGCGGGGCCAGACGCGGCAGCAGCGGCTGCTGCAAGGCCCAATAGCGGcctaaaccctaattagggttttggtcGCGTCGTCTCGTTTTATTTTTCGTGTTTTCGTTTCGTTTCTTAACACAcaagtaatttataattgtggtttaaaatcctaaacctagaataattaaatatcttgtgtaaattagaatgattttgcaattaaatcaagattctaatttaaaagagaataattgcCTTCTTTAAATTTTGCCAATTGGAATAATTAGgtcaaataaattgatttaatttgttaattagttgattttgatggattCTTTCCATCTAGATAATATCATGGTAATTAACATAAggaaattcaatatttgattGATCTAATTTTTGGCTTTTCCATAATCGGATgtaattttaaagaatattctcactatatgctttcatgttttattttaaggtttaattgaaattgtctttattttatttggtgtgTTGTGGAATTATTTCCTAGATATATACCTAAGGAAAAGACATaagtttttcaattgtttaaagccttaaaattttcgaaaattacatgtataataattggatggattttaattggaatctaattcctagtttgaattttgtctttaatatgatgtaggtgaattttatttcatctagataacatcggattaattaaagaagtgaaaaattcATTTGGCATTAACATGCTActaaaatcctaaattattaaagtgttaaatgattaattggattttaattggaattcaattcctagtttaatttgaattttatctttaattttgatgaaggtgaatttgtttcatctagataacatcaaatgtgatttaaaggtatgaaaattcataaagcattaattttgctattaaaatccttaattatttatttaagttgaattttgtctttaattttgatgaaggtgaattttatttcatctagaaaacatcattttgaattaaagatgTAATAAGATTCTTCTTGTCATGTGATTTTATGAAAGCTATGAGAAATTTAgttctcaaatttaattggtgtgttttaaatggatttagtcttaattggataaatgcggatttatatatccaagtgggcattttaaattaagaCTTAGCTAATCTTTTATGATATACACCTAgacattaattttaggataaGGATGGATTAATTCTATCTAAGTAAAtcctaatagtattaaaaggtaattctaataatcaagatacgttattttaactaataatgtaTGATTGTTTAAGATTGGACTTAATGTCTAGATAATCTTGTTTATGTGAAgatagaattttaattctatctatttattttagatgcttaattaaatgatcaaGTTTCGTCATTATGTTTATGTGAACCTTTTGTAAATgtgtttacatgttttattgatgaaagatggatatttattttgagttatgattttatttgttaaaatctaGTTTAACTCATGCATCGACTATGTACTTATTGCCTTGCATGCATAGCTAgtacatgtttaattattctttgaaTGTGGATACCTGCCTTATCTGCTTAAgtgataattaaactattaaaaccaccaacaagaaaatatgaagcgATAATTACAACACGTTTGTATATGGCCTCCATAAAATTGGTCTTAGTGCGAAGTAGTGACCGGCCTGTCTTTACGGGAGGAACATTACCAGTTCGTAAGTTTGGACTTCTCTAGATAAAGGTTattaaaatcgtaaaattagtttttcagtAATATCGCGACTGGTCTTTACCGGAGCAATATTGCTGCGAAATTATAAggattgtattttaataatgcttAGAGGGAGCTATAGGAGGAGGTGCTTGTCCGGTTCGACCTTTCTTTAGAGGAGTTCACGCACAAGTAAAGAATCCTTAGTGCttaattttatggttatacgcTTTAGCATTGTTAGTCAGCCATGCCATTCttatggtctctggactatctgTCGACATTGTGGccagtaaaaataatgaatttcttGCATGAATAAGACACGGCTTCCTAGTAGAAGAACGTTTGTGCTTGATTTTTGTGgatgtaaaattgatgaattgttttgtggttatttgcaattctttgaaattttacatgtttatattattggtgTTTGTTCTCAGCTTGAACGAAAGATGATTgatacttgggatatttactATGCCATACTTAGTTCGAGGAAGCGTGACTCTGAATTGTTTAAGGAATGGAAAAGTAAACTTGATGTTGATCGTTTGATCAATGACTTGAGATTGATTCTCAGCAAGAATCGTCCGCCCACATACCATCTACAAGGAGAGGACAAGGAGTTTCGTGATCAGTGGCATACCGCGGAATGTCATCTCAAGGGCTTCGTTTTGGCCAGTGTTGGCAATGCCCTTGAGAGGTTTGACAAACCCAAAAGGCCGTTGGTCAACAAGCCCACGTGGTTTGAAGAAAAGTCCTCTAAGGTAAGAGCTGGTATCGCTGTGAAGCATTTAAGGCATGATGTGTTTGAAGAGGGCCAAGACGTGGGGGTATATGCCCTAGTCATGCTTGGCTACTTCAATAAACTTCACTTGTCGGGGGGGAAAGTTGACCCAGAAACCCAACAGATAATGATCCTTGATGGGCTTCCAGATAGCTTTAATGAAGtcagaaatgaaattttgtttagcGACAAAAAGTTTTCGTTTTTGGAGCTTTATAACAAGCTTGTGATTGCTCAAACAAAGATGAAAAGAAGGGGTGGACTTTTGAGATGACCATGTTCAAGTCAGAAGagtttatttttgctttatttacattgttgaatttttgagGATTTTTGATACTTGTACATTGTTTGGTTTTGATATCATATGGATTATTGATGTGGAATTTTATTCCTAGACTATCAATTGTGTTTTTGGATTAtcgatgtcattttataatgcttgcattattagataaatgaagttttgattatccaattatttatgacATCAAATGTAACatggttaatatcaaaatgtttacttgtaattaaatttgttgattcaattattatgaagttttcttctagaaatattgattattaagtTTCTTTAATCCTTAAGTCTTTTGaaccattattttgttgatgagtcaatagaacattaatgttcgacatggattcaatacaaaataaaatgatcttatgATCGCGTTTGTTCAAATAAAggtgtaagaaaaataatcacaataattgattacaagacaagtaaattaaattcaactagaaacaagataagtatttgttataaatactagaagttcttgtatagtaaatatagtatgcacattaaatttgttttaatgttCCAAGCCTAGAGTTGActatttgattagttattgttttatttattttgttgtgaaagtgataattaaaatagtgggaGCTTTTcttaatgaataattaaattctaagtgTTTAATAAGAGCGTCATGGCTTGTTTTATTAAACTAGGATGAATTTAACTCCAAGCActgtttaaattgttttaatagccttaaagaatattgagactagtatttttctacttttaaaagtgggagctaaattttgtctcatagaatattcataaatggaaTTAAGGTAATGTTTGATAGAGTTAAAGGGGTTCACACCCTAGAATGAAAGAAGTGATGAATTGCACACTTTCTAAGACtctaataacattaaaagacATTTCCAAGTTAgctattaaaattagaattacttTTGGATTTCCAAAGAAAGTATTTCTAAAGATCACAACAAatggttaaataaatgaactcttggaatttatgactataaaacaaagaatgcAATCAttcggttttattttgtcataaggACTAATTTCCAATTAGTCATTGTGATGAGGTAATTATGTTCATACATAAATTTACATCACAAATTATATAGCAAGGATAATACCAAGTTAGATtggtattatataattaaagttttgggaatcATATTCGACatgattaaaactttatatattGCTATAAGTATTCTACTTTAATTAGTAGAAATTCAGAAGGATCAAAATAATGGATTTTGATAGAGGAATATGTATAAGTGCACTTGAGAAAGgcacataaaattattccaCTGGATCAAAGGGCctagaaatattttgatcaaataatcGTGCTCCTTAGCAAGAATTAAGGTTATAAATTACAAGTATATTTTCGTTTTATGTACTCTAGCAAACTATGTTGGTAGATTCTTTTAAAGAATTATAGTTTTGAGTACATAGTGGCCAAAGCCtgctttgagtataagtgggagaaaatgtgtgtgaatgtgtagCACAAGGCCAATAAAGCGGttggtatactcgaaagcattctttgagtataagtgggagattgttggggtttgtatactaaaagatgcttcgagcgtacatgcctttgtacagtcagcttgtgcatgtatacgagaaacgccacgtccacttgtttacctaattatgagaataaataatataatataatggtttattattgaaatataataaacaagtctaaggctttttactaagaaggtcaagtagggaaattcgatgaatctcctcatgagttttccagtaggggacttggccagatctagtaagaagaaaaacgtattcacaacctagataggctttggctacctattggtacggttgcggtgtttgtgataattctctcttacctaagaagagattagtaacaccggtgtggtaaagcactgaaaggatctaattcgaaatgtattctttattgctatctactgaaagaatatatttcagaaattttagtattttctagtctatgatattaatatcaatattgtttattcaatcaaacgccactttgacttatcaatatgtgagagtttgtacgtaactcaagttcatgatatcttgggtggtagtaattgaataacatgaaggtattggaatattatttcatagaattcgcgtgcccagtgtggtatgattaaatccctaaggggtgatccccaagaggtgtttgaaaaaggaatttattattcagaaaactgcgcagttggaatttattccacgaataataaataaagtttcaaactagaaaaactctttggagaattaatttaattctagtcacatagcagacaaaagaattaaattgacggatcaagataatcttaaacgcgggaaatattataaaataaaatggacccaagttatttgtaatttggtgatttaagtgggagtgcaatattattctttagtggaacaaaataatattccattgataatatattaaatcatgggtcatttgatttaattagtaatttatctaatgggtgagcccaacacttaagtcattccatggatccccttactagcccaataaggtccactataaataatgaatgaaagggaaaccctagcatacaatccaagacaacacaaaaccctaaccctagcctaAAATCGGCGCCtccttccttctctctctcttggtCTCGATTTTCATGCCTAGCACGAgagagaattagggttttgattattgttcttgatctatcctaattcataggattagatctagacaatttcgtgtttgtattggtttttcctagatccattcaaagttatttgttgattatccaagatccgcccacacggatggagaatcaaggacaagggaatagtaaggaagattcgtggtcgataaaccaaggatctccgggtggtgcagctagcaacgtcaatccaatgatgaattatgaggtaacaatcgaatctacatcgaatatgcataattatgtgtttatttgatgttatatctatagatctatgtttattgcatgaaattggagttgaatgcataatcacctaaatagatccgttaaggacctgtttgttttccgtgtcttccgctgcggtagttcCAACATCAAGAATCGAGGAAATCTACTTCTggttatgtgtttaccttaggaggtggagccgtgatttggaagagtgtaaagcagaaatgcattgcagactctaccatggaagccgaatatgtggccgcttcggaggctgcaaagGAGGCTGTATGGCTCAAGAACTTTCTtatggacttaggtgtggttacgaatctgcccaagagcatcaccatttattgtgacaattctggtgctgtggcaaATTCGAAGGAACCAAGAGCTCACAAAGCGAGCAAACACAttgagaggaagtatcatatcatcagAGATATAGTGCAAagaggagacatacaagtggtcaagattgcgtcagagaacaacctggcagatcctttTACAAAGGCATTGGCGGTCAAACCGTTCGAACGCCATGTagaaggaatgggagttcga
It contains:
- the LOC125197938 gene encoding uncharacterized protein LOC125197938, which encodes MIDTWDIYYAILSSRKRDSELFKEWKSKLDVDRLINDLRLILSKNRPPTYHLQGEDKEFRDQWHTAECHLKGFVLASVGNALERFDKPKRPLVNKPTWFEEKSSKVRAGIAVKHLRHDVFEEGQDVGVYALVMLGYFNKLHLSGGKVDPETQQIMILDGLPDSFNEVRNEILFSDKKFSFLELYNKLVIAQTKMKRRGGLLR